GACCATTTTGTTGTCGATCAGGCGAGCATCGCCAAGCCAGGCGGCTACCAGAATCACGGCGCGTTTGCTGTTTTCCGTGACTTCCAGCAACGTGTCGGCATCGCGAATCTGAATATCATCGGCGCGGAAGCCTTTTTCATTCAGTTCTTGCCCTGCAATGGCAATAATTTCATCGAGATCCCGCTCCCCAGCCTGCAATTTGTCGGCAATCGAACATAAAACCTTGTACAGACCTGGCGCAATTTTGCGTTGTTCTGCCGTCAGATAACCGTTACGAGAACTGAGCGCCAGACCGTCTTTCGCGCGCATAATCGGTACACCGACAATCTCAATATCAAAGCCCATATCGGCAACCATTTTGCGGATCAGCGCCAGTTGCTGAAAATCTTTTTCACCGAAGCAGGCGATATCGGGCTGGACCAGGTTGAACAGTTTGCTGACAATGGTCGAAACGCCGCGAAAATGTCCTGGGCGGCTGGCGCCTTCCAGCATGGTGGACAGCCCCGGAACGTCAACATAGGTGTGGGTTTCTGTACCGTTCGGGTAGATCTCTTTTACTGATGGGGCGAAAACCAGATCCACTTTACGTTTGTTTAGCTTCTCGCAGTCTTCCTGCAATGTACGAGGGTAACGTACCAGATCTTCAGGGCGGTCGAACTGCATCGGGTTAACGAAAATACTGACAACGACCACATCGGCGCGGGCTTTGGCTTCGTCGACCAGCTTCATATGGCCATCGTGCAGGTTACCCATGGTTGGCACCAGCGCCACGCGCTTGCCTTCCATACGCAGGCGGCGAATTTGCTGACGCAGCAGCGGCAGGGTTTCGATAATTAACACAACGTCACTCCTTAATGGAAACTGTGTTCTTCGCCCGGGTAAACACCGGACTCCACTTCAGCCATATACTGCCGCACAGCCGCGCGGATGTCGCCCGTTTCAGCGAGGAAATTTTTGGCGAATTTAGGAATATGACCGCCAGTAATGCCGAATGCGTCGTGCATCACGAGGATTTGCCCGTCAGTAACATTCCCTGCGCCAATACCGATAACCGGAATCGCCAGCGCCTCGGTAATACGTTTTGCCAGCTCAACCGGCACGCATTCCAGCACCAGCAGTTGTGCACCTGCGGCTTCTAACGCTAATGCGTCATTGAGTAAACGGTCACCTGCATCGCCGCGCCCTTGCACTTTATAACCGCCGAAAATATTCACCGACTGCGGCGTTAAGCCCAAATGCCCACACACCGGAACGGCACGCTCGGTCAGCATTTGAACTGTTTCTACCAGCCAGGCACCGCCTTCGATTTTGACCATATTTGCACCCGCGCGCATGACAGTTGCGGCGTTTTCAAATGCTTGTTCAGGAGTGGCATAGGCCATAAACGGCAGGTCAGCCAGCAGCAGACAGTTTGGCGCACCGCGACGCACGGCGGCGGTGTGGTAGGCGATATCTTCAACGGTGACGGGTAGGGTGGAGTCGTGTCCCTGAACAGTCATACCCAACGAGTCGCCTACCAGCATCACGTTAAGCCCTTCTTCGGCAAACAATTTAGCAAAACTGTAATCGTAAGCGGTAATGGTCGCGAAGCGTTTCTTTTCCTGTT
The DNA window shown above is from Escherichia sp. E4742 and carries:
- the panC gene encoding pantoate--beta-alanine ligase, whose protein sequence is MLIIETLPLLRQQIRRLRMEGKRVALVPTMGNLHDGHMKLVDEAKARADVVVVSIFVNPMQFDRPEDLVRYPRTLQEDCEKLNKRKVDLVFAPSVKEIYPNGTETHTYVDVPGLSTMLEGASRPGHFRGVSTIVSKLFNLVQPDIACFGEKDFQQLALIRKMVADMGFDIEIVGVPIMRAKDGLALSSRNGYLTAEQRKIAPGLYKVLCSIADKLQAGERDLDEIIAIAGQELNEKGFRADDIQIRDADTLLEVTENSKRAVILVAAWLGDARLIDNKMVELA
- the panB gene encoding 3-methyl-2-oxobutanoate hydroxymethyltransferase, which codes for MKPTTISLLQKCKQEKKRFATITAYDYSFAKLFAEEGLNVMLVGDSLGMTVQGHDSTLPVTVEDIAYHTAAVRRGAPNCLLLADLPFMAYATPEQAFENAATVMRAGANMVKIEGGAWLVETVQMLTERAVPVCGHLGLTPQSVNIFGGYKVQGRGDAGDRLLNDALALEAAGAQLLVLECVPVELAKRITEALAIPVIGIGAGNVTDGQILVMHDAFGITGGHIPKFAKNFLAETGDIRAAVRQYMAEVESGVYPGEEHSFH